The genomic region CCGGCCGGCGCCCGGGTCACAGCGTGCTGCCTCACGTGCCGGTCCGCCCGGTGCCGCCGCGTCCGGGCACGGCCGGAAGCCGCGTACCAGGAGCCGGCCAGGACGATGGCGAGCGCTGCTTCGACCAGATCGCCGCCGTAGTACATGACCTGGGCTCCGGTGTGCAGGTCGGCGGCGGTGAAGCTGGTGCCGGGAGGCCCGGCCGCATACATGCTCTTGGCGAGCACGGCGTGCGCGGCGCCGGCGGCCAGCAGGGCCGCCCCGCGCACCGCAAGGCTCCAGCGGCGGTGCACCGGATCGAGCCGGCAGACGGCGAAGGTGAACAGCAGTCCGGCGGCCAGGACGTGGGTGTGGACCAGGGCGTGCAGCCACGGCACGTGCTGCTGCGTGGCGAACAGCCCGGTGCGGTACAGAAGCCAAAGCCCTCCGGCATCCAGCAGGGCCGCCAGCGGAGGGAAGAGGAGCCGGCCCGCCCAACGGGAGTGCGCCAGGGCCAGCAGCCCTCTGCGCCCTGCACCGGGGGCCAGGGCACGCAGGACCAGGGTCAGAGGACGGGCGAGGACGAGCAGCAACGGGGTCGCCATGCCGACGATCAGGTGCTGCACCATGTGGGCGGTGAAGGGACCGCCCGGCAGTGAGCCCACCGCCGCCCAGGCCAGGGCCGCGCTGCCGGTGGTGAACGACGCATCGCGCCACCAGGGCCAGGCGTCCCCGCGGCGCCGCAAGCGGGCCGCGGCCGACGCGTAGAGGACGGTCGCCGACAGGGAGGCCGCCGCGGTGACCAGCCCTGCCAGGCCAGGGTCCGTGCCCGTGCCGGGGTGCGCGTGCGCGAGGATCACGATGCCGCGCCGGTCCGATTGCGGCGGGCCGCACGGATGGCCAGTGCCACGCCGATCAGCAGCAGGACCAGGCCGCCGAGGTTCCACGCCCAGTCATAGGGGGTGACGTCCACGCCGTAGCGGATCTGGTGCAGGCGCAGCAGCTTGTGGTCCACGATTCCGTCGCAGAGCTGGAAGATCCCCAGGCCCAGGAAGAATCCGGCCCAGGCGTGGGCCGGAGCCAGGGTGCGGCGGCGCCGCAGATCGGCGAGGACGAAGAACCCGGCGACCAGGGCCAGCAGCTCGGCGGTGTGCAGCAGCCCGTCCGACAGCAGCCCCACGTTGAGGGTGGAGCGGTCGTAGAAGTGGTGCCAGCCCAGAATCTGGTGGAAGACGATCTCGTCGACGGCGGCCATCAGCGCGGCTCCGATCACTCCGCACACGACCATCGACCTGCGCTGCTCAGGCCGCGCGGTGTGGACCGCCGACGGGTGGGCCGGTGCGTTCATGTGCCTGCCTTCCTGACACGGACGCGTCTGCTGCCGTACGTCTACCCCCTCGCACCGGCCGCGTTCCCGCCGGGCACGGCATCCGGGTGAGCCCGCCCGGCGGCCCGGGTCAAGGTGCCGGCCAGCGGGTACCCGCAACGGCATGATCAAGCGCGCGCTGTGGCAGGGACTGATCGCCGGCACCGCCGGAGGCGTCGTGATGACCCTCGGCGAGAAACTCGAACAGGCCATCACCAAACGGCCCGGCTCCCACGTGCCCGCCCGGGTCCTCCAGCGCCTGACCGGCCTGCCCGAACACCCGGGGAAGCAGCCTTTGCCGGTGAACTGGACCATGCACTTCGGCCAAGCGGCCCTCCTCGGCGTGCTGCGCTCGCTCATGGCCCAGGCCGGACTGCGCGGACCGGTCGCCTCGGCGAAGTTCACCGTCGTGCGCCTCACCAACGACCAGATCCTCGAAAACGCCACCGGCGTCGGCGCCCCGCCGCCCAGCTGGCCCCGCAAGGAACTCGTCATCGACGTACTGCACAAGGCCGTCTACGCCTTCGCCACCGGGGCGGTCGCCGACGCCCTCGCCGCACGGAGCGCCGGCCCCGGCCCCGGACAACGCCACGCGGCCCTCCGTCCCGGCCGCCACGCCGACATCGGCCCCCTTCCCCGCAAGGACGCCCACGGCAGGTAGACCGGCTCGGTCGCGATCCCGGGGACCCGCCCGCCGGGCGTTCAGCCGGTGCTCTCGTCCAGCAGCGTCAGGAAGTCCCGGAACGCCGACGCCATGTCCACCGACTCCGGGTCCAGCAGCCACTGGTACTGCAGGCCGTCCAGGAGCGCCACCACCAGGGGTGCGGCACGCTCGGGGGTGAGGCCGCCCGGCAGGCGGTCGCCGTACTCGGCGCGCAGCACCTCGGCCATGCCGGCGCGCACCCCGACATAGCGCTCCGTGAAGTACGCCCGCGCCGGATGGTCCTCCGTGACGCTCTCGCCGAGCA from Streptomyces chartreusis NRRL 3882 harbors:
- a CDS encoding cytochrome c oxidase assembly protein; the encoded protein is MILAHAHPGTGTDPGLAGLVTAAASLSATVLYASAAARLRRRGDAWPWWRDASFTTGSAALAWAAVGSLPGGPFTAHMVQHLIVGMATPLLLVLARPLTLVLRALAPGAGRRGLLALAHSRWAGRLLFPPLAALLDAGGLWLLYRTGLFATQQHVPWLHALVHTHVLAAGLLFTFAVCRLDPVHRRWSLAVRGAALLAAGAAHAVLAKSMYAAGPPGTSFTAADLHTGAQVMYYGGDLVEAALAIVLAGSWYAASGRARTRRHRADRHVRQHAVTRAPAGP
- a CDS encoding DUF2243 domain-containing protein is translated as MNAPAHPSAVHTARPEQRRSMVVCGVIGAALMAAVDEIVFHQILGWHHFYDRSTLNVGLLSDGLLHTAELLALVAGFFVLADLRRRRTLAPAHAWAGFFLGLGIFQLCDGIVDHKLLRLHQIRYGVDVTPYDWAWNLGGLVLLLIGVALAIRAARRNRTGAAS